The following nucleotide sequence is from Roseofilum capinflatum BLCC-M114.
TAGACAACCCTCGTCCCCAAACGTTTCCCATTAAAGCAACCCTTATTTTAATTGTTAGTTGTATTGGATTATATTTTGGTGCAAATTACACCATTCAATCCGTCACCAAAATATCAGAAGAATTAAATATAGGAAAACATATTATTGCCGTTAGCGCTGTAGCCCTAGGAACCTCTTTACCGGAATTAATTGTTAGTTTAAATGCAGCCCGCAAAGGCAATGCAGAAATGGCCCTAGGAAATGTAGTTGGCTCTAACATCTTTAACTCCCTAGTCGTTATGGGAATTCCCGGATTAATTGCCGAATTAGAAATCAACCAAGATTTACTCATTATTGGCTTACCGTTTTTTGCCGCCGGAACTCTTTTATTTTATACGGTTACCCAGGATAAAAATATTACTCAATGGGAAGGTCTGTTGTTTTTTGTCTTTTATGGGTTGTTTATTGCCAAGTTCTTTGATTTAGTTTGAAGGGTTGCGGATTTTTCCTCCCCTTGCAAGGTTTCGACAATACGGTTAGCAATATATCGGGAAAAAAGTTGGTTACCCAGAATAGTGTAGTGGCAACAATCATCCTTATATACCGGTTGAGCTTCAGCATCAAAAATGGTTACCGCATTGAAAACATTGACCCCATTTTGTTGTAATTGATCGATAGCATCGATTAAAACCGGATAACCCTGTCTGACGGGTTCAGCATAAACTTGTTCTGGATTAATAGCTTCTTTTTGCTCTTGGGGAGTAAATTGACGTTGGGTCAGATAATATTGATTCGGTTGCAGAAAATGGAAGTATAGCCCATTTTGACTTGTTAAAGTTTGATGCATTAAAACAGAACTGTTTACCCAAGTTTGCGCGATTTTAGAATAGAGATTTTCGGGTGTTGTTTCTGGATCGGGGGGATTGAGATAAAACAGGCTAAAGGCGTTAGACGTAGGATCTAACATGAGTTGTTCTGAAGTTTTCTTTTGCTGCTGTTTTAAGAACTGTTGATAGTCGAACCGCAAGATTTGATCGTAAAATTGATGACCCATATAACATAGTGCAAACCAACAAGTATTTTGGTGACTTTGGAGACTGCGAAGGGTAGCATTATATTCACGGGTTTTAATCGCTATTTGTAGATCTTTATCGGAGAATTGATGATTTCCCAAATTGACTAGGGCTTTCATCAAGGAAGCATTGGGTAAGGATAAGTGGATATTTTCGGGATAATTAAGGCTCGATAAGGCAACTTCATTAAAGCCATCAATGTTAATCACCATATCAAAAGATTGTCCCAGGGATAAAAAATAGTTGAAGACTAATAATTGCTGAGGTTGTTTATAGCCTCCCTGGGAAAAATTTAAGATCATAATTTCTCGATCCGCAAATTGGGGAAGTTGCTGGAGTGTATTGGTGATAATTTGATACTGAGCTTCCGTATTGGCGATCGCCACCGCACCCGATCCGCCAAAAATACCGATCAGATACTGGCGATCGTTTTCTTTCAGCACAGGATAATCCCTGGGTGAACCAAATTGATAATTATTAATCGTTGGCTCTTCTGGCTTAAAATCAGTATAGCCAAAATAAGGGTGTAATCGTAACTGTAAACTATCTTTCAACTCAATTCCCGTATTTTCCCTTTCCTCCAGTTGGGAATAGGTTGGGTTCGAGGCTGGGGAGCGTGTATAAAAAAACTGCCACCTTGTCAGTCCATACCATCCAAGGGATAGCAGCTCTAAAGACACTACAATAGTGCTGATATTGATTAAAATAACTTTAATCCATTTTGGCTCAAACTTCACCATGATCGCTATAGATTCGATTGACTGAGGGTCAGGGCAATTTGACTGGCCACAAAGTTAGCAAAAATATTTCTTCCTTTTTGATTATAGTGGCAACAGGTATCAATATAAACGGTATCGGTCTCGGAATCAAAAGCAGTGACCCCATTGACAAAATACACCCCTGTGTCTAATAGTTTCTCACTGGCTGCGACTAAATAGGGATAACCGGATGTTACTCCATCAACATAAGGATTACGGGTATTATTTTCTGGGGCAAATTGCTGTTGTTCTTCTGGACTAAACTGCCGTTGAGTAGAATGATATTGATTCGGTTGCAAGACATGGAAATAGGGAATATTCTGGGATTGCAGAACTGAATACATGGCTAAAGAAGACTGTACCCATATTTGGCTCATTCTTTCATAATCTGTTTGTCTTCCTTGACTCTCCCAAGGCTGGAGATAAATTAAAGATTCATCGGGGGTGGTAGACTTTTTGCGCCGATCTTCAAAGTCTTTGAGGCGATCGTAATAGTTCTTGATTAAAACCCTTGAACGGATCTGTTCCCAAGCGTAACACAAGGACAAGGCGCAGTCTTTTTGGGCTTGTAAGCTCTCTTTGAGTTTGTCTTTAATTTCAATGACCTCAAGCATGATTTTCATTTGTGCTGTCGAGAGGTTATTATTGGCTAACTGCACGAGAGGCATGACTTGCAGAGCGCTTGGCATGGAAGGGGCGATGTTTTTTTTAACATTATTGTTGGCGATCGCGACTTCATTAAAGCCATCAATATTAATGACTAAATCTAGCTCTTGACCTTGGGATAAGAAATAATTTAGGGTTAGGAGTTGTTGGGGTTGCTTATATCCCCCTTGGGCAAAATTCAAGAGGACAATTTCTTTATCGCTAAATTGAGGTAAGGTTTGTAGGGTTCTGGTGAGGGTCGGGTTTTCAATTTCATTCATATAATAAAAGGTGGCCACCGAACCGCCAAAAATACCCACCAGTACCTGATTGGAATTTTGGCGTATGTAGGGATAATTAACTTGGGAGACCAAACCATAATTATTGGCATGAAATACGGACTGAAACTCAAAACCGCCAAATCCGCTTCCGGGTTTAGAGATATAGCCAAAAAAGGGATGTAAGATTTCTGTGATATTTTGTTCTAAACGAATACCCTGTTGATCGAGGTTAATGGGATCGTCTTCTGGGCTGGTGGAGTCCTGGGGCGATCGCCAATAATACAGTTGTTGATGTTGAGAGGCATAAAAACCTAAACAAACGCCCTCTAAGAATAGGAACATCAGAACCAGGTTGATTCCCAGAATTTTGATCCCATTCCCTAAAGAAGGCAATTTTATCCGTCCTTTCATCGATCTACCCTCAACCCAGGGCTGAGTCCTGTTTAATCAATCGAGTAATATAGCACGATCTGGGGTAATCTAGGGAGAGAAGCTCAGTTCCATCCCCTGAATGACGTTTGGATTTCTCAACCTTAACAAACCCCCTGGTTACACTTCCCATGATTGTGTGGCGCGGGTACGTCGTTTGTTACGAACTAAGCGGGTTGGCCATGGGGGAACCCTAGACCCGGCGGCGGTGGGAGTTCTGCCGATGGCCCTGGGGAAAGCGACCCGTTTGTTACAGTTTTTACCTCAAGATAAGGCTTATAAGGCGACAATTCGCTTTGGGGTGCGGACACAAACGGATGATTTAGAGGGAGAGACGATCGCCTCTCAACCGGTTCCTGATTTAAGTTTAGAGTCAATTCAGTGGGCTTTAAGTCAATTTCGGGGCAAAATTGAGCAAATTCCCCCCATTTATAGCGCCATTCAGGTGGGGGGAAAACGTTTATATAAAATTGCCAGACAGGGGGAGACGGTTGAAGTGCCAGCGCGAACGGTGGAAGTGTATGATATCAGCATCTTAGATTGGCGGCCGGGGGACTTTCCAGAGCTGGATGTGGCCATTTCTTGCGGGCCAGGAACCTATATTCGGGCGATCGCCCGCGACTTAGGCGATCACGTTAACACGGGCGCAACCCTCGCCCACCTGACTCGCACTCAAAGCAGTGGATTTTGCTTAGACGAAAGTATTACCCTTGACGAATTAGAACAACAACTACAACAGCAAACCTTTACCCCTATCTCTCCCCACAGTGCCTTAAGTCATCTTCCAGAGTGCATCCTCTCCACCTCCCAAGTGCGCTCCTGGTTCCATGGTCAACAATTGCCGATCGCCGGTGAAGATCTATCCGGGGGAGTCGTGTGCGTCAGTTCCCCAACCGGCGAATTTATGGGTATGGGAGAACTTAAACAAACGAATCTAGAGTGGGGGTTACATCCGAAAGTTGTCTTTTCTGATTAAATGAGGGGAATGACTATGCCCAGAATTTTGACCTTATTAACCGATTTTGGTCTGCAAGATCCCTATGTGGGAGTGATGAAAGGGGCGATCGCCCAAATTAATCCCCAGATTAGAGTCATCGATCTCACCCACGATCTACCGGGGCAAAATTTAGCGGCTGCTCGGTTTGCCCTGATGACTGCCTATCCCTATTTTCCAGATTATACGGTGCATGTGGCCGTGGTCGATCCGGGAGTGGGAACCGATCGCCGGACGATCGCCCTAGAACTGCCCCAAGGGTTTTTAGTCGGCCCCGATAATGGCTTATTTAGCGGCATTCTCAGCCAACATCCCATCATTAAAGCCGTTGAATTAACCAATCCTGACTATTGGCGATCGCCCCATCCCAGCGCCACCTTCCACGGCCGAGATATTTTTGCTCCTGCGGGCGCTCATTTAGCCAATGGGGTAGCGATCGAGCAGTTAGGCGATTTGATCGATCCCGATACCCTAATCGATTTTTCTATTCCCCCCTATACCCAAGAAAAACACTATATTCGAGGAGTCATCCAATCCATTGACCATTTTGGGAACCTGGTCACCAATATTCCCGCAGAAGTGGTCAATGATATTCCCTGGTCAGTGATTTTAAACGAAGAAATTATTGTTGGCGCTCAAACCTATAGCGATCTCCCCACGGGAAAGGCGATCGCCCTCATCGGCAGCCATGGCTGGGTAGAAATTGCCGTGAATTGCGGCAATGCCCAAAAAGAACTAAAGCTCACTTGGGGCGATCCAGTTCAACTGCTGATCTACACCGAGTGAGCCAATGGGGTTAATTGAATGAAACGGGCTAGGAGGGATTCGAACCCCCGACACCGTGGTCCGTAGCCACGTGCTCTAGTCCACTGAGCTACAAGCCCTTAACTGTCTAGAAAACTAATATAGCACATTTATTGCTTATGACACAAGAAAATTGTTCTAATTCCGAATTAAGCCATGTGAATGAGTCTGGAGAAGTGCAGATGGTGGATGTTTCCGCAAAACCCGCAACGGTGCGGAAGGCGATCGCCGGTGGACAAGTGCGAATGCAACCAGCCACCTTAGAAGCGATTCTAGCCGGGAATGCCCCCAAAGGCGACATTATCGCCACTGCTAAACTTGCAGGAATTATGGCTGCCAAACAAACCGCCCAACTGATTCCCCTCTGTCATCCCCTACCCCTACAAAAGATTGAAGTGGACATTAAACCCGATCGCCAATTACCCGGTTATCAAATTGTAGCCACCGTCAAAACCACCGCCGAAACTGGGGTGGAAATGGAAGCGTTAACGGCGGTTTCCCTGGCAGCGCTGACGCTCTATGATATGGCTAAAGCTTTAGATAAGGCGATCGCCATCGAATCCATCCATTTAATCGAAAAAACCGGCGGTAAATCCGGCCATTACAGCGCGAAGCGCTGTAATGGTGTACAGTCTTAAAGGCTCAAAGCCATGTACCACAACCCTATTCCCTAGCGCGTTCATGTCCGCGAAGCGGAAAGCGCTATATCGGGCGGCGATCG
It contains:
- the moaC gene encoding cyclic pyranopterin monophosphate synthase MoaC yields the protein MTQENCSNSELSHVNESGEVQMVDVSAKPATVRKAIAGGQVRMQPATLEAILAGNAPKGDIIATAKLAGIMAAKQTAQLIPLCHPLPLQKIEVDIKPDRQLPGYQIVATVKTTAETGVEMEALTAVSLAALTLYDMAKALDKAIAIESIHLIEKTGGKSGHYSAKRCNGVQS
- a CDS encoding calcium/sodium antiporter; this encodes MTSVILLWSVVFVISLAALIKSADYFTESAEVLGLFFRFPSFIVGVLLLSVGTSLPELLSSLVAVFDNSSEIVFGNVLGSNIANIFLIVGVAAVVSKGIILEYDLTRVDLPLLLGSALLLILAVINQQFSQGEAIFCILGYIVYLFYTLSHRSEEDDIDNPRPQTFPIKATLILIVSCIGLYFGANYTIQSVTKISEELNIGKHIIAVSAVALGTSLPELIVSLNAARKGNAEMALGNVVGSNIFNSLVVMGIPGLIAELEINQDLLIIGLPFFAAGTLLFYTVTQDKNITQWEGLLFFVFYGLFIAKFFDLV
- a CDS encoding SAM hydrolase/SAM-dependent halogenase family protein gives rise to the protein MTMPRILTLLTDFGLQDPYVGVMKGAIAQINPQIRVIDLTHDLPGQNLAAARFALMTAYPYFPDYTVHVAVVDPGVGTDRRTIALELPQGFLVGPDNGLFSGILSQHPIIKAVELTNPDYWRSPHPSATFHGRDIFAPAGAHLANGVAIEQLGDLIDPDTLIDFSIPPYTQEKHYIRGVIQSIDHFGNLVTNIPAEVVNDIPWSVILNEEIIVGAQTYSDLPTGKAIALIGSHGWVEIAVNCGNAQKELKLTWGDPVQLLIYTE
- the truB gene encoding tRNA pseudouridine(55) synthase TruB, yielding MTFGFLNLNKPPGYTSHDCVARVRRLLRTKRVGHGGTLDPAAVGVLPMALGKATRLLQFLPQDKAYKATIRFGVRTQTDDLEGETIASQPVPDLSLESIQWALSQFRGKIEQIPPIYSAIQVGGKRLYKIARQGETVEVPARTVEVYDISILDWRPGDFPELDVAISCGPGTYIRAIARDLGDHVNTGATLAHLTRTQSSGFCLDESITLDELEQQLQQQTFTPISPHSALSHLPECILSTSQVRSWFHGQQLPIAGEDLSGGVVCVSSPTGEFMGMGELKQTNLEWGLHPKVVFSD